Proteins from a single region of Bos indicus x Bos taurus breed Angus x Brahman F1 hybrid chromosome 29, Bos_hybrid_MaternalHap_v2.0, whole genome shotgun sequence:
- the BEST1 gene encoding bestrophin-1 isoform X4 — protein MTVTYSSQVANARLGSFSRLLLCWRGSIYKLLYGEFLIFLLCYYIIRFIYRMALTDEQQVIFEKLTLYCDSYIQLIPISFVLGFYVTLVVTRWWNQYENLPWPDRLMNLVSSFVEGKDEQGRMLRRTLMRYANLGNVLILRSVSAAVYKRFPSPQHLVKAGFMTPSEHKHLQKLSLPHNSFWMPWVWFANLSTKAWIGGRIRDPILLQSLLNEMNTLRTQCGQLYAYDWISIPLVYTQVVTVAVYSFFLACLIGRQFLNPAKAYPGHEMDLVVPLFTFLQFFFYAGWLKVSLLAVDEMHQDLPPMERDMYWNEPEPHPPYTAASAQSRRPSFFGSTFNISLDKEDMEFQPDLEEQEGAHSGIIGRFLGLQSLDRQSPRTNSKTKLLWPKKEVLSHENQPKNLGGAGQNTSDQEDSKAWKGEDVFKSAVLYGRSGYHSAPQTPLSHTPMVFPPGQSAPSSLRRISGIDDPVKDQSLQPATPRSKKSFELLPENAGASTEHPEVIHMRRKTVEFNLMDMSEAPEHLREPHLGQSTSNIHTILKDHGDPYWDLENRDEAHS, from the exons ATGACCGTCACCTACTCGAGCCAAGTGGCCAATGCCCGTTTAGGCTCCTTCTCCCGCTTGCTGCTGTGCTGGCGAGGCAGCATCTACAAACTGCTCTATGGCGAGTTTCTCATCTTTCTGCTCTGCTACTACATCATCCGCTTCATTTACAG gatGGCCCTCACAGATGAACAGCAAGTGATTTTTGAGAAGCTGACTCTGTATTGCGACAGCTACATCCAGCTCATCCCCATCTCCTTCGTGCTGG GCTTCTACGTGACGCTAGTCGTGACCCGCTGGTGGAACCAGTATGAGAACCTGCCTTGGCCCGACCGCCTCATGAACCTGGTGTCGTCCTTCGTTGAGGGCAAGGACGAGCAAGGCCGGATGCTGCGGCGCACGCTCATGCGCTATGCCAACCTAGGCAACGTGCTCATCCTGCGCAGCGTCAGCGCTGCGGTCTACAAACGCTTTCCCAGCCCACAGCACCTGGTGAAAGCAG GCTTCATGACACCCTCGGAACACAAGCACTTACAAAAACTGAGCTTACCACACAACTCGTTCTGGATGCCCTGGGTGTGGTTTGCCAACTTGTCAACAAAGGCATGGATTGGAGGTCGAATCCGGGACCCTATCCTGCTCCAGAGCCTGCTCAAC GAAATGAACACCTTGCGTACTCAGTGTGGACAGCTGTATGCCTACGACTGGATCAGTATCCCACTGGTGTACACTCAG gtGGTGACCGTGGCAGTATACAGCTTCTTCCTGGCTTGCCTGATTGGGCGGCAGTTTCTGAACCCAGCCAAGGCCTACCCCGGCCACGAGATGGACCTCGTTGTACCCCTCTTCACGTTCCTGCAGTTCTTCTTCTATGCCGGCTGGTTGAAG GTGTCCCTATTGGCTGTAGACGAGATGCACCAGGACTTGCCACCGATGGAGAGAGATATGTACTGGAATGAGCCAGAACCACATCCTCCGTACACAGCCGCTTCTGCCCAGTCTCGTCGACCCTCCTTTTTTGGCTCCACCTTCAACATCAG TCTGGATAAGGAAGACATGGAGTTTCAGCCAGATCTAGAGGAGCAAGAGGGTGCTCACTCTGGCATCATTGGCCGCTTCCTAGGGCTGCAATCCCTCGACCGCCAGTCCCCTAGGACAAACTCAAAGACCAAACTACTGTGGCCCAAGAAAGAAGTCCTTTCACATGAGAACCAGCCCAAGAACCTTGGAGGGGCCGGACAGAACACTAGTGACCAGGAAGACAGCAAGGCCTGGAAGGGGGAAGATGTTTTCAAGTCTGCGGTGCTCTACGGAAGGTCAGGCTACCACAGTGCCCCACAGACACCCCTCAGCCACACCCCTATGGTCTTTCCACCTGGACAGTCAGCACCCTCAAGTCTTCGCAGAATCTCGGGCATAGATGACCCTGTCAAAGATCAAAGCCTTCAGCCTGCAACCCCCAGGTCCAAGAAGAGTTTTGAATTGCTCCCAGAGAATGCTGGGGCCTCAACGGAGCACCCAGAAGTTATTCACATGAGAAGGAAAACTGTCGAGTTTAACCTGATGGACATGTCAGAGGCCCCTGAACATCTCAGAGAACCACACTTGGGACAATCGACAAGCAACATACACACTATACTCAAAGATCATGGAGATCCTTACTGGGACTTGGAAAACAG
- the BEST1 gene encoding bestrophin-1 isoform X1, with amino-acid sequence MTVTYSSQVANARLGSFSRLLLCWRGSIYKLLYGEFLIFLLCYYIIRFIYRMALTDEQQVIFEKLTLYCDSYIQLIPISFVLGFYVTLVVTRWWNQYENLPWPDRLMNLVSSFVEGKDEQGRMLRRTLMRYANLGNVLILRSVSAAVYKRFPSPQHLVKAGFMTPSEHKHLQKLSLPHNSFWMPWVWFANLSTKAWIGGRIRDPILLQSLLNEMNTLRTQCGQLYAYDWISIPLVYTQVVTVAVYSFFLACLIGRQFLNPAKAYPGHEMDLVVPLFTFLQFFFYAGWLKVAEQLINPFGEDDDDFETNWIVDRSLQVSLLAVDEMHQDLPPMERDMYWNEPEPHPPYTAASAQSRRPSFFGSTFNISLDKEDMEFQPDLEEQEGAHSGIIGRFLGLQSLDRQSPRTNSKTKLLWPKKEVLSHENQPKNLGGAGQNTSDQEDSKAWKGEDVFKSAVLYGRSGYHSAPQTPLSHTPMVFPPGQSAPSSLRRISGIDDPVKDQSLQPATPRSKKSFELLPENAGASTEHPEVIHMRRKTVEFNLMDMSEAPEHLREPHLGQSTSNIHTILKDHGDPYWDLENRSVLYSNQGH; translated from the exons ATGACCGTCACCTACTCGAGCCAAGTGGCCAATGCCCGTTTAGGCTCCTTCTCCCGCTTGCTGCTGTGCTGGCGAGGCAGCATCTACAAACTGCTCTATGGCGAGTTTCTCATCTTTCTGCTCTGCTACTACATCATCCGCTTCATTTACAG gatGGCCCTCACAGATGAACAGCAAGTGATTTTTGAGAAGCTGACTCTGTATTGCGACAGCTACATCCAGCTCATCCCCATCTCCTTCGTGCTGG GCTTCTACGTGACGCTAGTCGTGACCCGCTGGTGGAACCAGTATGAGAACCTGCCTTGGCCCGACCGCCTCATGAACCTGGTGTCGTCCTTCGTTGAGGGCAAGGACGAGCAAGGCCGGATGCTGCGGCGCACGCTCATGCGCTATGCCAACCTAGGCAACGTGCTCATCCTGCGCAGCGTCAGCGCTGCGGTCTACAAACGCTTTCCCAGCCCACAGCACCTGGTGAAAGCAG GCTTCATGACACCCTCGGAACACAAGCACTTACAAAAACTGAGCTTACCACACAACTCGTTCTGGATGCCCTGGGTGTGGTTTGCCAACTTGTCAACAAAGGCATGGATTGGAGGTCGAATCCGGGACCCTATCCTGCTCCAGAGCCTGCTCAAC GAAATGAACACCTTGCGTACTCAGTGTGGACAGCTGTATGCCTACGACTGGATCAGTATCCCACTGGTGTACACTCAG gtGGTGACCGTGGCAGTATACAGCTTCTTCCTGGCTTGCCTGATTGGGCGGCAGTTTCTGAACCCAGCCAAGGCCTACCCCGGCCACGAGATGGACCTCGTTGTACCCCTCTTCACGTTCCTGCAGTTCTTCTTCTATGCCGGCTGGTTGAAG GTGGCAGAGCAGCTCATCAACCCATTTGGAGAGGATGACGATGACTTTGAGACCAACTGGATTGTCGACAGGAGCTTGCAG GTGTCCCTATTGGCTGTAGACGAGATGCACCAGGACTTGCCACCGATGGAGAGAGATATGTACTGGAATGAGCCAGAACCACATCCTCCGTACACAGCCGCTTCTGCCCAGTCTCGTCGACCCTCCTTTTTTGGCTCCACCTTCAACATCAG TCTGGATAAGGAAGACATGGAGTTTCAGCCAGATCTAGAGGAGCAAGAGGGTGCTCACTCTGGCATCATTGGCCGCTTCCTAGGGCTGCAATCCCTCGACCGCCAGTCCCCTAGGACAAACTCAAAGACCAAACTACTGTGGCCCAAGAAAGAAGTCCTTTCACATGAGAACCAGCCCAAGAACCTTGGAGGGGCCGGACAGAACACTAGTGACCAGGAAGACAGCAAGGCCTGGAAGGGGGAAGATGTTTTCAAGTCTGCGGTGCTCTACGGAAGGTCAGGCTACCACAGTGCCCCACAGACACCCCTCAGCCACACCCCTATGGTCTTTCCACCTGGACAGTCAGCACCCTCAAGTCTTCGCAGAATCTCGGGCATAGATGACCCTGTCAAAGATCAAAGCCTTCAGCCTGCAACCCCCAGGTCCAAGAAGAGTTTTGAATTGCTCCCAGAGAATGCTGGGGCCTCAACGGAGCACCCAGAAGTTATTCACATGAGAAGGAAAACTGTCGAGTTTAACCTGATGGACATGTCAGAGGCCCCTGAACATCTCAGAGAACCACACTTGGGACAATCGACAAGCAACATACACACTATACTCAAAGATCATGGAGATCCTTACTGGGACTTGGAAAACAGGTCTGTCCTCTACTCAAACCAGGGTCACTGA
- the BEST1 gene encoding bestrophin-1 isoform X3, which produces MTVTYSSQVANARLGSFSRLLLCWRGSIYKLLYGEFLIFLLCYYIIRFIYRMALTDEQQVIFEKLTLYCDSYIQLIPISFVLGFYVTLVVTRWWNQYENLPWPDRLMNLVSSFVEGKDEQGRMLRRTLMRYANLGNVLILRSVSAAVYKRFPSPQHLVKAGFMTPSEHKHLQKLSLPHNSFWMPWVWFANLSTKAWIGGRIRDPILLQSLLNEMNTLRTQCGQLYAYDWISIPLVYTQVVTVAVYSFFLACLIGRQFLNPAKAYPGHEMDLVVPLFTFLQFFFYAGWLKVSLLAVDEMHQDLPPMERDMYWNEPEPHPPYTAASAQSRRPSFFGSTFNISLDKEDMEFQPDLEEQEGAHSGIIGRFLGLQSLDRQSPRTNSKTKLLWPKKEVLSHENQPKNLGGAGQNTSDQEDSKAWKGEDVFKSAVLYGRSGYHSAPQTPLSHTPMVFPPGQSAPSSLRRISGIDDPVKDQSLQPATPRSKKSFELLPENAGASTEHPEVIHMRRKTVEFNLMDMSEAPEHLREPHLGQSTSNIHTILKDHGDPYWDLENRSVLYSNQGH; this is translated from the exons ATGACCGTCACCTACTCGAGCCAAGTGGCCAATGCCCGTTTAGGCTCCTTCTCCCGCTTGCTGCTGTGCTGGCGAGGCAGCATCTACAAACTGCTCTATGGCGAGTTTCTCATCTTTCTGCTCTGCTACTACATCATCCGCTTCATTTACAG gatGGCCCTCACAGATGAACAGCAAGTGATTTTTGAGAAGCTGACTCTGTATTGCGACAGCTACATCCAGCTCATCCCCATCTCCTTCGTGCTGG GCTTCTACGTGACGCTAGTCGTGACCCGCTGGTGGAACCAGTATGAGAACCTGCCTTGGCCCGACCGCCTCATGAACCTGGTGTCGTCCTTCGTTGAGGGCAAGGACGAGCAAGGCCGGATGCTGCGGCGCACGCTCATGCGCTATGCCAACCTAGGCAACGTGCTCATCCTGCGCAGCGTCAGCGCTGCGGTCTACAAACGCTTTCCCAGCCCACAGCACCTGGTGAAAGCAG GCTTCATGACACCCTCGGAACACAAGCACTTACAAAAACTGAGCTTACCACACAACTCGTTCTGGATGCCCTGGGTGTGGTTTGCCAACTTGTCAACAAAGGCATGGATTGGAGGTCGAATCCGGGACCCTATCCTGCTCCAGAGCCTGCTCAAC GAAATGAACACCTTGCGTACTCAGTGTGGACAGCTGTATGCCTACGACTGGATCAGTATCCCACTGGTGTACACTCAG gtGGTGACCGTGGCAGTATACAGCTTCTTCCTGGCTTGCCTGATTGGGCGGCAGTTTCTGAACCCAGCCAAGGCCTACCCCGGCCACGAGATGGACCTCGTTGTACCCCTCTTCACGTTCCTGCAGTTCTTCTTCTATGCCGGCTGGTTGAAG GTGTCCCTATTGGCTGTAGACGAGATGCACCAGGACTTGCCACCGATGGAGAGAGATATGTACTGGAATGAGCCAGAACCACATCCTCCGTACACAGCCGCTTCTGCCCAGTCTCGTCGACCCTCCTTTTTTGGCTCCACCTTCAACATCAG TCTGGATAAGGAAGACATGGAGTTTCAGCCAGATCTAGAGGAGCAAGAGGGTGCTCACTCTGGCATCATTGGCCGCTTCCTAGGGCTGCAATCCCTCGACCGCCAGTCCCCTAGGACAAACTCAAAGACCAAACTACTGTGGCCCAAGAAAGAAGTCCTTTCACATGAGAACCAGCCCAAGAACCTTGGAGGGGCCGGACAGAACACTAGTGACCAGGAAGACAGCAAGGCCTGGAAGGGGGAAGATGTTTTCAAGTCTGCGGTGCTCTACGGAAGGTCAGGCTACCACAGTGCCCCACAGACACCCCTCAGCCACACCCCTATGGTCTTTCCACCTGGACAGTCAGCACCCTCAAGTCTTCGCAGAATCTCGGGCATAGATGACCCTGTCAAAGATCAAAGCCTTCAGCCTGCAACCCCCAGGTCCAAGAAGAGTTTTGAATTGCTCCCAGAGAATGCTGGGGCCTCAACGGAGCACCCAGAAGTTATTCACATGAGAAGGAAAACTGTCGAGTTTAACCTGATGGACATGTCAGAGGCCCCTGAACATCTCAGAGAACCACACTTGGGACAATCGACAAGCAACATACACACTATACTCAAAGATCATGGAGATCCTTACTGGGACTTGGAAAACAGGTCTGTCCTCTACTCAAACCAGGGTCACTGA
- the BEST1 gene encoding bestrophin-1 isoform X2: MTVTYSSQVANARLGSFSRLLLCWRGSIYKLLYGEFLIFLLCYYIIRFIYRMALTDEQQVIFEKLTLYCDSYIQLIPISFVLGFYVTLVVTRWWNQYENLPWPDRLMNLVSSFVEGKDEQGRMLRRTLMRYANLGNVLILRSVSAAVYKRFPSPQHLVKAGFMTPSEHKHLQKLSLPHNSFWMPWVWFANLSTKAWIGGRIRDPILLQSLLNEMNTLRTQCGQLYAYDWISIPLVYTQVVTVAVYSFFLACLIGRQFLNPAKAYPGHEMDLVVPLFTFLQFFFYAGWLKVAEQLINPFGEDDDDFETNWIVDRSLQVSLLAVDEMHQDLPPMERDMYWNEPEPHPPYTAASAQSRRPSFFGSTFNISLDKEDMEFQPDLEEQEGAHSGIIGRFLGLQSLDRQSPRTNSKTKLLWPKKEVLSHENQPKNLGGAGQNTSDQEDSKAWKGEDVFKSAVLYGRSGYHSAPQTPLSHTPMVFPPGQSAPSSLRRISGIDDPVKDQSLQPATPRSKKSFELLPENAGASTEHPEVIHMRRKTVEFNLMDMSEAPEHLREPHLGQSTSNIHTILKDHGDPYWDLENRDEAHS, translated from the exons ATGACCGTCACCTACTCGAGCCAAGTGGCCAATGCCCGTTTAGGCTCCTTCTCCCGCTTGCTGCTGTGCTGGCGAGGCAGCATCTACAAACTGCTCTATGGCGAGTTTCTCATCTTTCTGCTCTGCTACTACATCATCCGCTTCATTTACAG gatGGCCCTCACAGATGAACAGCAAGTGATTTTTGAGAAGCTGACTCTGTATTGCGACAGCTACATCCAGCTCATCCCCATCTCCTTCGTGCTGG GCTTCTACGTGACGCTAGTCGTGACCCGCTGGTGGAACCAGTATGAGAACCTGCCTTGGCCCGACCGCCTCATGAACCTGGTGTCGTCCTTCGTTGAGGGCAAGGACGAGCAAGGCCGGATGCTGCGGCGCACGCTCATGCGCTATGCCAACCTAGGCAACGTGCTCATCCTGCGCAGCGTCAGCGCTGCGGTCTACAAACGCTTTCCCAGCCCACAGCACCTGGTGAAAGCAG GCTTCATGACACCCTCGGAACACAAGCACTTACAAAAACTGAGCTTACCACACAACTCGTTCTGGATGCCCTGGGTGTGGTTTGCCAACTTGTCAACAAAGGCATGGATTGGAGGTCGAATCCGGGACCCTATCCTGCTCCAGAGCCTGCTCAAC GAAATGAACACCTTGCGTACTCAGTGTGGACAGCTGTATGCCTACGACTGGATCAGTATCCCACTGGTGTACACTCAG gtGGTGACCGTGGCAGTATACAGCTTCTTCCTGGCTTGCCTGATTGGGCGGCAGTTTCTGAACCCAGCCAAGGCCTACCCCGGCCACGAGATGGACCTCGTTGTACCCCTCTTCACGTTCCTGCAGTTCTTCTTCTATGCCGGCTGGTTGAAG GTGGCAGAGCAGCTCATCAACCCATTTGGAGAGGATGACGATGACTTTGAGACCAACTGGATTGTCGACAGGAGCTTGCAG GTGTCCCTATTGGCTGTAGACGAGATGCACCAGGACTTGCCACCGATGGAGAGAGATATGTACTGGAATGAGCCAGAACCACATCCTCCGTACACAGCCGCTTCTGCCCAGTCTCGTCGACCCTCCTTTTTTGGCTCCACCTTCAACATCAG TCTGGATAAGGAAGACATGGAGTTTCAGCCAGATCTAGAGGAGCAAGAGGGTGCTCACTCTGGCATCATTGGCCGCTTCCTAGGGCTGCAATCCCTCGACCGCCAGTCCCCTAGGACAAACTCAAAGACCAAACTACTGTGGCCCAAGAAAGAAGTCCTTTCACATGAGAACCAGCCCAAGAACCTTGGAGGGGCCGGACAGAACACTAGTGACCAGGAAGACAGCAAGGCCTGGAAGGGGGAAGATGTTTTCAAGTCTGCGGTGCTCTACGGAAGGTCAGGCTACCACAGTGCCCCACAGACACCCCTCAGCCACACCCCTATGGTCTTTCCACCTGGACAGTCAGCACCCTCAAGTCTTCGCAGAATCTCGGGCATAGATGACCCTGTCAAAGATCAAAGCCTTCAGCCTGCAACCCCCAGGTCCAAGAAGAGTTTTGAATTGCTCCCAGAGAATGCTGGGGCCTCAACGGAGCACCCAGAAGTTATTCACATGAGAAGGAAAACTGTCGAGTTTAACCTGATGGACATGTCAGAGGCCCCTGAACATCTCAGAGAACCACACTTGGGACAATCGACAAGCAACATACACACTATACTCAAAGATCATGGAGATCCTTACTGGGACTTGGAAAACAG